The Clostridium septicum genome contains a region encoding:
- a CDS encoding transketolase, whose amino-acid sequence MKNNISELKSIAQLIRGDIVTMLTESCSGHPGGSLSSADIVTALFFGEMNIDAKNPNDENRDRFVLSKGHAAPVLYSALARRGYFEVEELKTLRKFGSRLQGHPSMKCLPGVDMSTGSLGQGISAAIGMALAGKIDNKSYRVYTLLGDGELEEGQVWEASMAAAHYKLDNLTAFIDFNGLQIDGNVEEVMNPSPIDKKFEAFGWNTIVIDGHSMEEILKAIESAKQCKEMPTAVICKTIKGKGVSFMENEASWHGTTPNKEQCNQALAEIGGVR is encoded by the coding sequence ATGAAAAATAATATTTCAGAATTGAAGTCAATAGCTCAATTAATACGTGGAGATATAGTAACAATGTTAACAGAGTCATGCTCAGGTCATCCAGGTGGATCATTATCATCTGCAGATATAGTAACAGCATTGTTTTTTGGGGAAATGAACATAGACGCAAAGAATCCGAATGATGAAAATAGAGATAGATTTGTATTATCAAAAGGACATGCGGCACCAGTTTTATATAGCGCTTTAGCAAGAAGGGGTTATTTTGAAGTAGAAGAGCTTAAGACATTGAGAAAATTTGGATCAAGGCTTCAAGGGCATCCAAGTATGAAATGTTTACCAGGAGTAGATATGTCCACTGGGTCATTAGGTCAAGGTATATCAGCAGCAATAGGTATGGCTTTGGCTGGTAAAATTGATAATAAATCATATAGAGTATATACTCTTTTAGGCGATGGGGAATTAGAAGAAGGGCAAGTTTGGGAGGCTTCTATGGCAGCAGCTCATTATAAATTAGATAATTTAACTGCATTTATAGATTTTAATGGGTTACAGATTGATGGAAATGTTGAAGAAGTTATGAATCCATCTCCAATAGATAAAAAATTTGAGGCATTTGGTTGGAATACTATTGTAATTGATGGACATAGTATGGAAGAAATATTAAAAGCTATAGAAAGTGCAAAGCAGTGCAAGGAAATGCCAACAGCAGTAATTTGTAAAACAATTAAAGGCAAAGGCGTTTCATTTATGGAAAATGAAGCATCATGGCATGGAACAACTCCAAACAAGGAACAATGTAATCAGGCATTAGCAGAAATCGGAGGTGTTAGATAA
- a CDS encoding type II toxin-antitoxin system PemK/MazF family toxin, with product MTTMVVKRGDIFYADLSPVIGSEQGGIRPVIIVQNDIGNKYSPTVIVAAITSQINKAKLPTHVEISSEEYGLNRDSVVLLEQIRTLDKRRLKEKIGHMTDVDMKKVNKSLLISLSLT from the coding sequence ATGACGACTATGGTAGTAAAAAGAGGGGATATTTTTTATGCGGATTTAAGTCCAGTTATTGGTTCAGAACAAGGGGGAATCAGGCCGGTTATAATAGTTCAAAATGATATTGGTAATAAATATAGTCCTACAGTTATAGTAGCAGCTATAACTTCACAGATTAATAAGGCTAAATTACCAACACATGTTGAGATTTCATCAGAAGAGTATGGATTAAACAGGGATTCCGTTGTTCTTTTAGAACAAATTAGAACTTTAGATAAAAGAAGACTTAAAGAAAAAATAGGTCATATGACTGATGTAGATATGAAGAAAGTAAACAAATCATTACTTATTAGTTTAAGTCTGACATAG
- a CDS encoding germination lipoprotein GerS-related protein: protein MKKKILLVLLLCIPFISIILVVIFRLTAEPTNEEIIGKLRDTPYYSVNVEYTVKNTRGEESEDTILYYSKDKGSRIDFGQDRVKIYRDGSITIKDNIANKEYTMEEDMDKLHTIALMSNLLSFPIEEGSIEEGQEEWGETQYITFTSELFFENDHLNKIRIYIDKNERIPLGAVIYDKDGKDRVRIIYRDFKKLKEIDGSVL from the coding sequence ATGAAAAAAAAGATATTACTAGTACTTTTATTATGCATACCATTTATATCTATTATTTTAGTTGTAATATTTAGATTAACGGCTGAACCAACAAATGAGGAAATAATTGGAAAACTGCGAGATACTCCGTATTATTCTGTAAATGTAGAATATACAGTTAAAAATACTCGAGGTGAAGAATCAGAAGATACTATATTGTATTATAGTAAAGATAAAGGATCAAGAATAGATTTTGGTCAAGATAGAGTAAAAATATATAGAGATGGAAGTATTACAATAAAAGATAATATAGCAAATAAAGAATATACAATGGAAGAAGATATGGATAAACTTCATACCATTGCTCTAATGAGTAATCTATTATCTTTTCCTATAGAAGAGGGAAGTATTGAAGAAGGACAAGAAGAGTGGGGAGAAACTCAATATATTACTTTTACATCAGAGTTATTTTTTGAAAACGATCATTTGAACAAAATTAGAATATATATAGATAAAAATGAGAGAATTCCACTTGGTGCTGTAATTTACGATAAAGATGGAAAAGATAGAGTTAGAATAATTTATAGAGACTTTAAAAAATTAAAAGAGATTGATGGATCTGTTTTATAG
- a CDS encoding NAD(P)H-hydrate dehydratase gives MYILSVDKCKKLDGYTISNIGIPSIVLMENAAEKIINKIKGKADKFLVICGVGNNGGDGLAIARKLILQDKCVEIIIVNEKSKYTNDFNINLNILKNMECSIKYIKTNKDINILDDMLNKFDIIVDCIFGVGLNRNLNDFYINIIKAINNCKAFKVSVDVPSGLNGDTGKEMGEAIRADITYTFEAIKKGFIEYNALEYLGDLEVISIEIPKVVKDMHNEKIVTLSKSEYSNRLNKRSLYGHKGTYGKVAIFAGERGYTGAAYITTESCVKTGTGLTTLISSKYVQDILSTKLVEAMTLDISDEVEVKNILNDLDAIAFGPGLKGSKEALKSLENIIYNTKIPIVIDAEGINILSENRELLNDLNGRAVITPHPGEMARLIGKSIKEVESNRIEIAKRYAKKNNVVLLLKGYNTVITDGNFVYINKTGNSKMASGGMGDCLTGIITSLIAQKHSIFDSAILGAYIHGLAGERAGEHEYSTVATKVIDEIPKVMESILKID, from the coding sequence ATGTATATATTATCTGTTGATAAATGTAAAAAATTAGATGGATATACTATAAGTAATATTGGAATTCCAAGTATAGTACTGATGGAGAATGCAGCTGAGAAAATTATAAATAAAATTAAAGGGAAGGCAGATAAATTTCTTGTTATTTGTGGGGTAGGAAATAATGGTGGTGACGGATTAGCAATAGCAAGAAAGTTAATTTTACAAGATAAGTGTGTAGAAATTATTATAGTTAATGAAAAAAGTAAATATACAAATGATTTTAACATTAATCTAAATATATTAAAAAATATGGAATGTTCAATAAAGTATATAAAAACTAATAAAGATATTAACATTTTAGATGATATGTTAAATAAATTTGATATTATTGTAGATTGTATTTTTGGTGTGGGCCTTAATAGAAATCTTAATGATTTTTATATTAATATAATTAAAGCAATAAATAATTGTAAAGCTTTTAAAGTATCTGTAGATGTTCCTTCAGGGCTAAATGGAGATACTGGCAAAGAGATGGGTGAAGCCATAAGAGCTGATATTACATATACATTCGAAGCTATTAAAAAGGGATTTATTGAGTATAATGCTTTAGAATATTTGGGGGATTTAGAGGTGATTTCTATAGAAATACCAAAAGTTGTTAAAGATATGCATAATGAAAAGATAGTAACCCTAAGTAAAAGTGAGTATTCAAATAGATTAAATAAACGAAGCTTATATGGGCATAAAGGCACTTATGGAAAAGTTGCCATATTTGCAGGAGAAAGGGGATATACAGGAGCGGCTTATATAACAACAGAATCTTGTGTAAAGACTGGGACTGGTTTAACAACTCTAATTTCTTCAAAATATGTCCAAGATATTTTAAGTACTAAGTTAGTAGAAGCTATGACATTGGATATTAGTGATGAAGTTGAAGTAAAAAATATTTTAAATGATTTAGATGCAATTGCATTTGGACCAGGTCTCAAAGGATCAAAAGAAGCTTTGAAATCTCTAGAAAATATTATTTATAATACAAAAATACCAATAGTTATAGATGCAGAAGGAATAAATATATTATCTGAAAATAGAGAGTTATTAAATGATTTAAATGGAAGAGCAGTTATTACTCCCCATCCTGGTGAAATGGCAAGACTTATAGGAAAGTCTATTAAAGAAGTTGAAAGTAATAGAATAGAAATAGCAAAGAGGTATGCCAAGAAAAATAATGTGGTCTTATTATTAAAAGGGTATAATACTGTAATTACAGATGGTAATTTTGTTTATATTAATAAGACTGGGAATAGTAAAATGGCTTCTGGAGGAATGGGGGATTGCTTAACTGGTATAATAACTTCATTAATAGCACAAAAGCATTCTATATTTGATTCTGCAATATTAGGAGCATATATTCATGGCTTAGCTGGAGAAAGAGCAGGAGAACATGAATACTCAACAGTAGCAACTAAAGTTATAGATGAAATTCCAAAAGTTATGGAAAGTATTTTAAAAATAGATTAG
- the acpS gene encoding holo-ACP synthase — MIIGIGTDIIEIERIERAVNKTKNFLEKIFTEKEIKLFQSKNMRAEVMAGNFAAKEAISKAIGTGIRGFSLKDIEILRDELGKPIATLNENIVKILGVNSFRLNITISHNNTSAIAFAILEEI; from the coding sequence TACTGATATTATTGAAATAGAGAGAATTGAAAGGGCTGTAAATAAAACTAAAAATTTTTTAGAAAAAATATTTACAGAGAAAGAAATTAAACTTTTTCAAAGTAAAAATATGAGAGCAGAAGTTATGGCTGGAAATTTTGCAGCTAAAGAAGCAATAAGTAAGGCGATCGGAACAGGAATAAGGGGTTTTTCACTTAAGGATATTGAAATTTTGAGAGACGAGCTTGGAAAACCAATAGCTACTTTAAATGAAAATATAGTAAAAATACTAGGAGTGAACTCTTTTAGACTAAATATAACAATATCTCATAATAATACCTCAGCTATTGCTTTTGCTATATTGGAGGAAATATAG